TATTTCCCTCAGAGGGAAAAGGacgagatgatgatgatgatgatttgcGGTTAGCATCCTGTTTTGTACTGATTTCTTCACTCGTTTGGTCAGGCAACTACTGTTAATTAGGGTGGCTCAAAcctgtttcaacactttcaggagaccttgttattacaagtattgacactacaacacctCATCATGTAACACCAATGCTATGGTACCATAAAAAACATCAATTGTTGCTAAaaaagatgcagtcatttttgtgacgtaacaagttaccatggcaacagaaaATCCTCGCAAAAACACCCTATTCCTGCTTTGCACCCACGTGATgagaccgccatgttggtgtacaaaacgatagaaaatggccccacaagttttgcataataatagagtcgaATTCCCGAAAGACATTTCACCACATTGTTCTGTAGACtcacatggctgccgtgacgtcagatacaAACTATCAATATTttagctttagttgctcatattaGCTTAGCATAGGTCAACTAGTGGAATCTTTTTTGCGAATTTCTTGCGTTGACATTTCCGAAAGTACTCAGAATTAAACCCGCCGTACACTAGAGCTATCAGCAAAGTTTCACTCATGACTGCTGGCGGAAACAAGTTCCTCCAGTGTGCTGTGGCGTTTTGAGCGATAATGTTCACGCGTACCATCGGCTCCGAATATTCAACATGTTGAAGACTAGACGTCTCTACAGTtctgtgcttagttacctggcctttaaatgaaagtgaggctggtgttgaccttgctCCAGTTATGGTACAGACCTCccttcttttcttatgttaatggtgttgttgtcatgctaattagtaataatttacataagaaaagcagtgaggtttcaaTCAATACAAGgtgaactccagcctcacttttattcgtaggccaggtaactaagcacacaactgtaaaatggactattttgTGCATGAGTGCATTTCATTCACGTGTCCTCGCGTGTAAAGCTGTCAGCTTACAATATGAGGCAAATACGCATGCATGTTACAAATGTTTTCGGTCGGTCAAAAAGGTGCAGTCACCATAAAGGAGAAAATCAGCATGTCTTTTCGCAATATTTTGTCTTCGAGTCTTCAAAGGATACGTTGCCATTCAAAACAAAGTAACTTTAAGGTAAGGTAGTCTCCTTCACAGaagttttttggatgtcacggaACACTCCCAGCAAAGAACGAGAGTCGCGGGACGCCCCAATAACGGCAGCGAAGGAGACTAAAGTTAAGGTGGCTCCTAACAATTTCAACGGCTTGAGCTTTAATCCTTTAATGAGTGTTAATGAGAAACTGTACCACTAAATGTCAATGTTCGAATCTCATCTTAAACGGTAATATTGTTAACAAGTGTCGATCATTGCAGTGACTCAATCAGTTATCATGGCAACCAAAAAGCTTATCGCTTAATCTTTGCAGAAACTCTTAAACCTGTTATGACCATTTGACGAGTAAAGACTTCTTAAAACACTTTCGTTCCTTTCGTTTTAAAAATGGAGAAGAATTTACTCAAAGACATTTGAACTTTGCTTAAAATCAGATGCTTGGGAAGAAATTCTAGTGATCGCAGTCGCCACGGTGCCTTCGATTGCTGCAGTGTCGGTGCCTTGTCTCTGGTATCAATTTGTCCATTTCTAGTCAAAGCAAACTAAAGGGTTGCAAGGCTGGCATGGTTCAAGTCTATTTTTGAAGTTGTGTCTGTGCGGGAAGAGGGAGAATACACTTTACAGCCTCTGCTGGCTGTTGCATGTGATATCCAACAACAAAGGAGCTTGCTGACGTAGATGTCTTGCTAGAACTAAGCTTTCTGCTTTTGTGGCGCCCGGGTTAGTTTACTACGCTGAGCTTAGTTCATTTATTACAATGACAAATTTTGGTTAAAGATTGATCCGGCTAGTTCAccaacagaaatattttcccCAGGAGACTGCAGTCGACTGGCACTAGATTGCCCTATAAACGAGAAGTTCTTTTACTATATACATGATAGAGAGGTTTATTTAGGGAATTTCCTTCTGTCGTAGAATCTGAAAAACGTCACGGGTGCCCATAGAGCAACCAGTTCATTCATCTTCCAGTTTTCACATTTCGACATTTCGGAAGCATTGCAAAGttcggaatttttttttacaaatggcGGGCCATATTACCCTAGACTCTTTGCATCGCATTGACTCCATCGACTGTTCGTCGCCTTTTAACTGGCTGCAGTTTGCGGACGACTTAGTACTAATATCGAAAAATACCACTGGTGTACAAAGGCTTATCAATATCCTTCAAAAATGCTGTGGAAATTTTCCATTGAAAAGTAACTATAAAAGAACTCTAGGCAACGACACGGAGAACAACGCATGAAGAAAAGGATTTTCTGCCAATGATGATAGTCAAATCATCTCCACTGCTTCTTAGTGACACCTTCAGGGACGGCGGAGCGGATTTTGTATTGGGGGGCTAATAAGCAAAGTGTCGGAGACGGTAACTTGTAGGGGGCTCTGGGGGAATTCTCCgcaaaaagttttgaaatcttgaagcttggaaatgctactttcagcattctcgacgagatatcaaaaaaaataaacgtgGATCAACCGTAAAATTACACatgttttacttcttatttttattttttccttgataTTGGAGGGACTAAAGGCCCCCAGCCCTCCCCCGGCTCCGCCGTTCGTGACTTTACACCACCCTGCCTTAGGTAGCCTCGCTGAACGATGTGATTTCCATAGATAATGCCGTCCTCGATGTAAAGGCGAACAAAATATGGCTTTTTTTGCGAGGTTGAAAATCTAACAACAAAGAACTTGTATGATCCAAAGTAGTGAAAATGCctcaggttgtcaaaacgtTACTGCATGTCAACGATGACAGTTCTTTTGAGAACGATGCTATCCCAGGCCGATCAATCTCGACAACCTATTTAAACCTTTATTTGCAATCCTTTGCTCAAAACATTTACAACTCTCACTCAAAACAACAAACGGAATTTCCGCTGTGCAATTCAGTTTGCAATCAGTTAAATTTCATTTACCATGCGAAAcacatttgtttatttttcagtttcaatcaCAGTGATtccattttaaaaccaaaatTCCCATTTCTCGTTTCTTTACTCTTTGCCATATGCTAGAATGCCATCTGAAAGAACAGTGTCTAATATGTTGGGATATTCAATTTGTAAGGAAGATAATTGAATCGATTTTTTATTTGTATACTGATGTTTCCCGTCTGAAACGATGGAGTAGAGTGCCTTGCTTCCAGCCTGACTTCCCCTGAGGTACCATAGTACACATTGTCTTGGTACACGTGATGATGGGACAGATCAGCGTTGGTCAGCCAGATGCAATCATAAATAAATGGGTTGCTGACACCAATAAACTCAAATTCATTGGCAGAATACTTGACGTTCTCATCTCTCCCAGTAAAATGAGGCTCATAGTAACTTATGCCACTTGCGCGATGCCCGTAGTTGCTTCGCTGTACGATATGATTTCCGTAGATAACAACGTTCTCAAAACCATCGTTTAGacagtttttggttttattgtgAGTGTACATCAGGATTCCCGTGCCGTCGATGTAATTGCGGGCAAGCCACAGGTCTTCACCATTACGAGCTTTGATGCCACCCGAGGGGTCAGCTGGCCAGCCTCGGGCGtagtttttctcaaaaaccATTGTTTTGAACCCTTTGAGATACACCACGTGGTCTTTGTGAAGGGAACCAGTGTTGGGACTTCCGTTGAAAACATTTTCATATATTCTCATTTCTTCGTCGCATTGGTCATAAAGGCAACTCTTAAAGAAGCCTTGGTCATCTGCAAGATTGTAGTGAGTCTTAAGAAATCCTAACTTCTGTTTTTGAACGAGCCAGTCCCTTGCTGGTTCAAGTTCGGTGGACAACCAGTCTACCTTACTCAAGGCGAGCCCACAAACGTTGTCGTTAAAGCTTAATCTTTTTGTCTTGCTAAATTTGGACGCAACTCCAAATGCGCTTGAATCGCGCAAAAACACACATCTCTCCACCGTACAGTTTGTAAGGTGTGCCAGTTTCAATTGTTGCTTCTCTGCATTCGTTACAGTTGGACTTGCCGTTGAAAAGAATACACAGCTAAACACTTCAATATCGTTTGTAGATGATATTCCCTGGGCTCCACCATTAAATTCCACACGAATTCCATCAAGCCACAAATGTTTCAATGCAACTGCGTTCACAGGTGAGGCGTTATATATTTTCTTGGCATATGGTATTGATGCCTTGATGATCGCAATACCACTCTCCGTGCCACTAATTTCTACGGAGCCGCGGATAACAATGTCTCTGCTCACCAGGTATTCACCAGGAGGAAAGAAAACCTGATTATTGCTGGTTCTTGCTGCGTGGTTAATGATAGCCTGAATGGCGGAAGTGTCATCGCTTGTTCCGTCTCCAACAGCAGCTGCTAAATTAGCCCCAGGTTGCTTCACGTTCGTCACTCCAGCAGGGCCGTTATCTGTCATGGACAGGAAGTTGGGGGCTAAGAAACAAAGACATCGAGAAATACTCAATTCTCTTCCGGAGAAGTACATTTCTGGCCTTTGCGTGCGGTTCGCATCACCTCGTGACAAAACTTAATTCTTTTGCTCATATTCTTTTAAAAACCTTGTACGAAAGTAAAAACCGCACATGTTTAAAAATGGGAAAGTGTAGTCAGGAGATGTCATAAGTTCTATGCAAAAAGGTTCGCCTTTGACTCTTGATAATTTTGAACAGACGTTTCGGCTAAttcttaagccttcatcagtgatatgaaagcgaAGTTCGTTATCATACGCTGTTTAAATTAACGTAGCGCGAAGATTGCGCGCGTGGTCTCGTGCCTCCAATTCTGACTTTACTCCACCCATTAGAACTAAAGCGGGCTACAAAATAGCTAGAAAGGCAGGCCTTAAGTACTTGAGACTGCGAATAATTTATCACATTGCCATAATAACACCAAGGCTTTAACTACAAGGGTTTAAGATTTGACAGTTAAACTTGAATCCAAACTGTCGCGCGAACGTCTGCGTGCACTTAAGAAACAATCAACCACAGCTACATCTGAGAGGATTTCACAAACATATACAAAAAACTTCAATCAACTGACATACAACAAGAAACCCAACCCACCCGTAGTAGACAAAGGAAAATGGGTTCTTAACGTATCACAACGCGCTTTGGGTCCGATTGAAATTACAGCC
This portion of the Montipora capricornis isolate CH-2021 chromosome 11, ASM3666992v2, whole genome shotgun sequence genome encodes:
- the LOC138023925 gene encoding uncharacterized protein; its protein translation is MKPLVVALFGSVIFVLWMGRSSSGKLFGKLNWKQRSHSKEVRQNVIKKQSNTSPNFLSMTDNGPAGVTNVKQPGANLAAAVGDGTSDDTSAIQAIINHAARTSNNQVFFPPGEYLVSRDIVIRGSVEISGTESGIAIIKASIPYAKKIYNASPVNAVALKHLWLDGIRVEFNGGAQGISSTNDIEVFSCVFFSTASPTVTNAEKQQLKLAHLTNCTVERCVFLRDSSAFGVASKFSKTKRLSFNDNVCGLALSKVDWLSTELEPARDWLVQKQKLGFLKTHYNLADDQGFFKSCLYDQCDEEMRIYENVFNGSPNTGSLHKDHVVYLKGFKTMVFEKNYARGWPADPSGGIKARNGEDLWLARNYIDGTGILMYTHNKTKNCLNDGFENVVIYGNHIVQRSNYGHRASGISYYEPHFTGRDENVKYSANEFEFIGVSNPFIYDCIWLTNADLSHHHVYQDNVYYGTSGEVRLEARHSTPSFQTGNISIQIKNRFNYLPYKLNIPTY